The Oryza brachyantha chromosome 6, ObraRS2, whole genome shotgun sequence region TtggagcggcgcggcggggttAGGGTTTGGAGGTGGGAGGGAGGCGAATCGCGCGGCTTCGGAGTcggaaggggaggagagagagatagggaggagggcggcgcacGTGCCGGTTCGCCCAAGAAGCGTCTAGAAATCCAACGTGAAGTGGCACTATGCGAGGACACGTGTACGGCTCCCGATTGATTTCCCCCTTAAACGCCGTCTTGTAATTTCTTTGTTTGGGCACCAACGGATCAAACACAAaaggggcatttaactttctGACACTCTTACACTCTTAGTCACTCGTTATTTATAACACGTGAGATCTTATGTGTCTATAATATATGGGTtcagtgacaaatctgttataaccaaatataaatgtcaaaaagttaattattccaacACAAGTCCTGAAAATTTCAAACTCTACTTGTGCTACTGACAGTGCTAGTTTAACTTTTAATAAATTAGATGTTATATCAGGAAAACTGGTGATATAGCATAAGATTTAtgaaaagagaaataaaagcagttttatttagatgaaacAGGTGTTAGGTCATTCTTAACACTTTGAAACTGATTGAAACCAATGTGGAGCACATCCGGTTTTATTTCAACTTGTCTCCATCCAATCCAACCATAGTTCTTATGGTAAATTAAATATAGGTTTGTctagaaaataacaaaaataaaaatgaccatTAAAAAAGTTGTTCATAATTTCATCAATGGTTTCATATCACTTAAGCTGATGTGACATTttagaaacaacaaaataaaacttgCTATTGGGAATAGCCTTACTCACTGCTTTGATTTTAAAAGGCAGCTTTACTTTGttttttgagtaaattttagttttgtaccacatatttttacaaaatgaACTTTGGACCGTATTTCATTTTGgactaaatatttattgttattgGCAAAAGCTACGGTTCAGACATGGTCGCCCACATAACCAGCTTAGTTTAATCAAATGATCTAgcaagttttatttttgactTAGCTATATCATCGAGACAAACAGCCTGTCCTCtccatgtttttatttacgtGTTAACCATCTGGTCCAAAGTGCAATTTCTGTCAACGATATCTAGTCTACAGtgaaaagaatattttaaggGTAATCTAATGTAAAATCTGGCCAAAAGCGCGATATAGAAGTATATTGAATTGTCATCAATTTACCAGCTGGCCGGTAAGAGCCGAGGCACAAAACACTCACCCctaaccttttcttttatgtaaATGAAGTGagataaaatttaacaagCAGGTGCTCGTCAAAGAGAATAATTTTCTCCCGTAAACTTGTATCATTTAATCgacttttttcttctcttttacGCCCCTTTGAAAATTCTCTTGGCTACCttggtgagaaaaaaaaagccaaacagcatatttacaaacaaaaactaatcaatgttaaacttttatatgtgttcatagcgTTCTTGAAGtatgctaaaaatataaactatgatagaaaaacttaaaaaacaacTCTAAAGTTAATGtcgaaaattaaaattttgctttataagcataagaaaaacaaaaaataaaaggatgaATGATGGTGCTATTTCCAAAGGAGCACTTGTCCTTTCGGAAACTTCCAACAGATGATCACTTGGCCAGTGACCACCCGCTGCAAAAGAGCAACAAAGGAACAGCTGCATATGGTATAAAATCATCAGCTctgagattaaaaaataataataactacAAGACATATGTCAAATGCTCACTTCATCACCTTGTCAGTTCTCACTTCCACCCAAGAGTcaacaagaaataaaaattgctATGGCCCATAATGGCCGAAAGCATGATTTTTCATGGCTTACAACATATCGCAGAACAAACATTCAAACCCTAAATGATGGTAAGGAAAATGCCTAGGTACCTAACAGGTTCTCACTCAAGTTATAGTACAGCCAGTTAACTACACGGAGATAACGCCGGGATGATGTTCATGATCCTCCACAAGACAAACATCACTACGCTCACGTTGATGATTCATGACCATTTGCAGTGGCTGGTGTAGGAATTTCTTGCTCGGTGGTAGGTGCTCCAGCACTTCCATTCTGTGGAGGAAAAGTAAAGAGTAACTCAAGCTTGGTGTGACAGAGACTGGGAGCATATTGGAGTAACTCTGATAGGTATTGATTAATTTGAAATATCAAGGCACATATTGAATAATCTATAGATACTGGCGAGGAGAATTTGCTGCTTACAACAAAACTACATTTTTGGACATTATACGTGCTGCCTGAGATGGGGCATAACTTAGGCTGTTTCTTTTGAGGAATCACCTCGTTATCGAGTCCTAATTTTCCTACTATTCATACGCTTTTGAGGGGTGGTGAGGTGGTGATGGACCAACACATTCCTTTCCTCGAACCGAACAGAAAAGTGAGGTTCTGAGCAAGGATCTTATGGTCCATTGACCATCCATTCCTCAAACCAAACAGCCCCTACACTTCTTATATATCACTGTAAGTCATACTGCCATCAGAAACAATCTTAACTACTATATCTGTCACTGAAAGCTAGTCTGAGGCTGCCAGTGCaaataaaggaaaacaaattaatatttaaccGGCGGTAGACAAAAGTCACAGTTAATAAGCACTGCTTCCATAGACTACTCAGGAGAGAAGAAAGTTACATGCAAAGATGCCCACCCAGCCACACGTGGCCATTAAATCTTCTGATAGCTAAAGTGCTAACCAACTATGTGTCATGGTTTTAAGTTTGCTGCTATGGATTGAAAGTGGACCAGTCACACTCACACCAGTGACCAGTATAACTGGAAGCAATACACAATCTAATATACTCAAATTCAGAATAAAATAACTAGTGCTTTTTATTCCCTGGCGATGAACCATAACTTGATTTACAGTACttaataaaagtttaaaaaatgatttagaaGACATAATGGACCAACATCTACCTTAATTTCTCCAAAAGTTTCTGCAATTGCTTAAAAAAGGTTGTCATCATCAGTATGCTAGATAGTGAAACAAGGAGGTTCAATTCGCTGAGCCAAAGGTACTTTTCATTTCCAATTTATTGTGAAAATTAGATTCATCCAAAAGCACATAAATAGATGTGCAGCTAATAGGGAAAATAACTTACACCATCATTAGCTGATGGGATAGCTTGAATAGGTGTAGGAGGAGCTTTTGATAGGTCCCTCAACATGCCCtacaaaagaaagaacagaATGCTGGTAATATTTCTAGATTCAGTGTAATACTTCATCTAATTTGGATAGAAGGATCATATagctttttttaaataaacataCAGAGATTCCACATTTATGAGTTCAGGTGTCAAAAGTTTAAGGTTAAGATCCAAGTACTTTGATCATTTGATGTATGGATCACCAAaaccaaacacaaaaaaaatgagaagcATAGTTTAAAAGACTCATACTTTCAGCGGAACAGATCATTTATGGATTAGGATTACCAAgaattttctgtatttttcaaCACATAGTGTTTAAAACTCTATTTGCCAATTGTTACTTCAACAGACAGACAAAGTGCCGAAGTATGATACTCTTAAAGGAATGCACCAGGAAATACATCAGATTGTCACTGAACTCACTAAACAGAGAttacatagaaaaacataagcaCCATGCATCTAACTTCATTGCATTGACTTGTATACTAGAAATTTCAACAAAATTCATCCCAACAACCCACATGCAAACAACAAGCTGCATACCAAGTTGGTATGACACCTTGCACTTCGCATTTTAACCTTGAATTGCATAAATAGATAGGATGAGCACGGTTGCGCGGGTGATGGTGCTTTGAATATGGCACTATTATAACTTTTAAGTGTAAATTAACAAGGCAACTTACAGTCGCAACAAAAATGAAACTACCAAAAATTTGTGGACATAATCTTAACATTAAGTTGGTCTTAAGTTCTCAGAAGTTACAATATTTTGCTACATCTATCACATAGTTTGACCTAGAACTCTTATGTTTCTATGCACTTAAATCTAACTATGCAATTGTAGTGGTGTACTAGCAAACATTTAAAGGTACCTTGTACTACCAAACATTCAAAGGTACCTTGTATTACCAAACATTTAAAGGTACCTTGTTTGCCCACATGAGGCCACAAGCATTGCATAATGTTCTTGGCCCATCAGGTCCACGGCGCATCATAGGTGTAGCCTTTGCACTTATACCACAGTGGTGGCATCTGAAAGTAAATAGCAAtcaccaaattttacaaatgATGTTTCATGTGTAAAGAAACCTCAATGACAAAAAGGTAGTAAAAACCTGGTAAATACTATACAAAAAGAAGCATCTTTGTATGTATGTTAAGCATCAGAAATATATCTGTGCCAGGTCACCAAAAGGTAgccaagtaaaaaaataacattggTCCACAGCTCATGGCAACTACAATGCAATATGGTCGAGCAACCGGTTCAAAGGATGGAACAATTGTCAAAACCTTGctaatatgctaataaatatgcaaaagatGTTTCACACAACAAGAAATAGTGCTGGAGAAGTCATAAACCAAGAACCAAAAGAACATTTTTCTCTACTTACTCAGCAGCAGAAGGAGGCCGACCTTCCACTGATCCCCAGTTTGGGGAGCCATCTGGAGCTGTCAATTCTGATGTCGCTTCATCTCCCTTTGGTTTTGAAGATGTAAACTGGCCTCTATTACGCTGCATCCTacacaaagaaagaaaatgcttTCATTACAAAGATTTCCTGTACATAACATATGCGATGTAATTTAGAAAACAGACATAACTGCAAAATATAAATCCTATATAGGTGCCACAGTGATATCCAAACTGAAAGTAACCACGAGAAATATACTGATAATTGAAAAGGTATAGCTTAGCAACCAGATAATTCAAAACTGAAACTCAGTTTTGGTAGAAATACAATATAGCAGAGGGATAGTGTTTAAGTTGCTGAGCATATGTCATATCATATTCTTTAGGTCACTTTCACGATATTGAGTACGTTATTAGTAGAGTGTATTACTCACAGATCAAATAAATCACGCTTTAGTGTTCGTAATTCCTGTCAGTCAGCGTTCAAATAGGAACAAAATTCTGTAGCATTTCAGCACTCATAAACATTCCCAGCCAATGTTAAGCTAGCACCAACCTAAGTGCAACTTCTTTCCGAACAGAATACCGGATCTTCTTATCAAAGTTCCGCTCCTTCCGCTTTTCTCTGAACCGCATCAAGGATGCCACCCGGTGTGGAAAATTTAACCTCTGATCCAAGGAAAAATACAGAGAGTGAACTCAGAGCGCATAATCTCGCCAAACACAATGAAGTGATCAATTGATATGACAAAGAGACAGTTCACCATCACCCGTGCCAACCTTACTGTATGGCGCAGATGACGATGCTCCAGAGCCCAAACCTGGGTTCAGCTCCCTTCCACCGAGGAGCAGAAGCACTGCTTGCACCTGCGAATGAAGTCAAACACAGCCACTTTGCAACATCATCACAGTCTCCAAAACACACAGATTAAGTACGAATTAACAAACAACATCATCACAGGGGAGACAAGGACCTTGTCAGGGGAGACAGAGTCGAAGACGTAGACCTCGCCCTGGAACGAGAGGGTGAGCTGGTTGGACGCCATGGCCgggacagcggcggcgaccatcGCGCCGTGCTGGTCCATCTGCGCCCccagcgtggcggcggcggcatccgcgTCCATGGGGACGCCCTCCTCGGCGCTGCCGCCCCCCTCGTGATGACGGCCCTCcccgtcctcgtcctcctccatctccacctcctcctcgtcctcctcctcatcgtcCTCATCCTCCGCCTCGTGCCCGTGCCCGTGCCCGTGGGCGTGCTCCTCGTACCGGGCCAtcgcctcggcctcggccgccacggcggcgaggtggtcgACCGTCGGCGCGGCCGCATCctccggcggctgcggcggcggggggcgcTCGGGGCCACGGCGTGGCTGGTAGGGCTTGGAGCCGTCGTGGTGGGTCAtggcggagggagggagggttTGGGTGGATCGGATCGGATCGGATCGGATCGGACGATGGGTATGCGGGGTGGGAGAGAACCCTAGCCCCTAGGATTTCGATCCCCCCCTGGAAATGGAAGTGGGTGGGAATGCCCTGCCGCGACGAGGGAGACGGAGGTGGGGGAGACCATCCGGGTCGACGTGGCATCATCCCAGCCGTCCGATCTGCTTGCTGCTGCAAAGAGTTAACGAACCCCattttaagccaaaatttaaattttaaaaattatctttttttattttaaggtttgtcgtagtttattttttaatattttctttctaatatataagaacatgtttataaaaattgtttgcacttatcaattataaattagcttattatttatttttagttgttagtaataaattgttttgcttatgcttataatcaacaaaaatatggggtacgttaaaatttgaatcatcttttcacttaaaCTTCtggtttataagttaaaatttgaattttaaaacttatttaaaattgattctatattttttatcttagtttattttatatcattttgttttaaaacatTGTGGACAAGTGtgtaaaatttgtattcatgaattattttactgttgctaataagttgttttggtttttcttctAATAAGAAAACAATAGGATAATAacagttttattcaaattgtTCATGGCGTTGAAATGAATagtgaaatatatatggtcaTAAATATTTGGCATTTAACTGCATCAGATATATTGCGCTGGCCCTAAAAATATCGAATCATCAAAGTAATAGAAGCTTGACATGATTTTATCCTAGATaccaaatatttataactggTAGAGTAAATATTTGTGAGTAACTATTTATAACCGATATAGTAATTATTTATAAGATGAGTAATATTGAATTTATACGTGAAATAACAGTGCTTgcattataagatgtttagtGCTAGTTTATCTCTGATAGGAAGAATATTGAAATCATGACATTTCTTCGTTCATGAAATTAAATGAGTTTAGTGTacgagaaaatctaaaaaatgtcacTGACAAACATCTCAGTCCaagaaatgtcattgacgAATGCGAGTTCTAGAAAATGCTattgtacaaacgaatttgtctaaaaaatatcattgatgtTAGAGCTCCGTCCATTTTTGTcgttaaatacactgttcaCACACTATAGAGCTTAACGGAGAAACGCTGACGGAAGCCTAACGACGAgaacatttcttagacaaattcatttgtacgatgacatttcttaaaACTTGCACCcatcgatgacatttcttagaattaagtgtttatcaatggcatttgttagattttctcttaacGGTATagaataaaaagataatacGGTAAGcgattaaataaaaaaactcataacgTAATAAGAGATATtgacatttaaatttaaatataaattaaccGTATTTACGTCGTaggatataaatattatgacTCTTGCTCTCATTGACGGCGGAGCAGGAATGGACGACCTCGGCGGCTCGGCCATGGCGACCTGGTCggccctgcgccgccgccatcccggCGACGTGTGCGCGGGTCTCGGGCCTCTCCTttttgcgccgccgccatggttGAAGCTTCAAGGTGGATGGATCTCGCAGCCAGGCTTGGGCCGTGGGCCACCCGCATTCACACATTTCCAGCCCATTTACGTGTAAGCATTTGGCCCAGGTTAAAAAACGGTTTTAAAGGTCTTACTTAAAATCTTATATACAGACTTTAGACAATAAAAATACAGCTTGCTAGATTGAAACTTTCAGTATAAAAACATTCAAAATGAAAATCATCAGTGTAGAAACTTCATGCATTCACGTGAATTTGACaccaaatttcaaaaatatacacATTGTGTTCGACTTTGGGTATAGAAACATTCTGCGTACTCCTCCGGTTCTTTTAATTTGACACCATTGAATTCTGATCGTTcgccttatttaaaatttttatgcagATATACAagattataagttattttaaagtttattaagtaataaatcaaattataataaaatatttaataattatatttaagtaACTAGCGAATGCCTGTGCTTTgcaaatgatgaaaaaaatattatgttcttcctataataaatagaaaaatatccgtatcaatttaattttatgtagATATCCATCTAGATccgattaatttttaatactaCGAAGTTAAGAGgataaattatagaaatgcAATGGGAGTCTGTCACCCCTACTAAaggcttttatagtagtaaagataaGTCTTAGGCCATGTTTGTTTCCACTTAGGATTAGGATTATTGTAAGCTCGATTATTAAGCGAGATTACTATAAGGTAAATTACAATAAGCTGGAggaaaataagttataatCTGTTTGTTTATCAGATTATTAGATATGCTAAATTAATGGGTATGCATGGTAAAGTTCAGAATACCCTTAACTATTTTGGGGTAAGCAGTGGCAAGGTGCGTAATTACTTCAAAATATCATAGGGCAGTGGGTCTTTAGCTAacaaataatctgaaaaaaaacacatatggAGGTAGttatcagattatagtaatctagcttatatattataataagttattacaataattcatctatttgctttagattatttctaataattcagattataaaaattttaagtgcaaacaaacagggccttaatagacggcggtggccggtcgaccaccgacgacga contains the following coding sequences:
- the LOC102702390 gene encoding GATA transcription factor 20-like encodes the protein MTHHDGSKPYQPRRGPERPPPPQPPEDAAAPTVDHLAAVAAEAEAMARYEEHAHGHGHGHEAEDEDDEEEDEEEVEMEEDEDGEGRHHEGGGSAEEGVPMDADAAAATLGAQMDQHGAMVAAAVPAMASNQLTLSFQGEVYVFDSVSPDKVQAVLLLLGGRELNPGLGSGASSSAPYSKRLNFPHRVASLMRFREKRKERNFDKKIRYSVRKEVALRMQRNRGQFTSSKPKGDEATSELTAPDGSPNWGSVEGRPPSAAECHHCGISAKATPMMRRGPDGPRTLCNACGLMWANKGMLRDLSKAPPTPIQAIPSANDGNGSAGAPTTEQEIPTPATANGHESST